The bacterium genomic interval TGATCGCGGTGCACCCCTCGGAAGGGCACGACATCCCGGGTGTCCGCTCGATCAAGCAGCTGGAGCTCACGAAGCTCTTCCTACCCCACGAGTACGACGCGCTCGTCGAGGTCTCCGACGAGGAGGCGTTCGACATGTGTCTCCGCCTGAACCAGGAGGAGAGCATCATCGCGGGGCCGAGCTCGGCGATGGCGCTCGTCGGCGCGCTCAAGGTGATCGAGGACGATCCCGACGCCGTCGTCGTGGTCATCTTCCCGGACAATGCCTTCAAGTACGCGTCGACCTTCGAGCGGCACTTCCCCCAGTACCGCGCCGCCCGCGCGGACGAGGGCGTCGCGATCGGCGAGCCGTCGGCGAAGGAGCAGCTCTTCGGCACGATGATCGAGAACGCGCGGAGTCCGCACACGACCTGCGAGATCGCCGATCTGAAGGCCGGGCTCGAGAGCGACCTGAGGCCGCTCGTGATCGACGTCCGGATGCCCGAGATCTTTGCGAACCAGCACGTGTCCGGGGCGGTCAACATCCCGACCGCGGAGATGACCGATCGCCAGGCCGAGCTCCCGGAGGATCGCGACCATCCGATCGTCACGGTCTGCAATCGCGGCAACCTCTCGCTCCAGGGCATGCTCGTCCTGCAGTCGCTCGGCTACCGGAACGTGCGCAGCCTGAACGGCGGGACGGTCGCCTGGGCCGAGGAAGGTCTCCCGACCGGCGACTAGCTATCCGATCCGCGCGCTCTGTCCGCCGTCGACGGGCAGCATCACGCCGGTGATGAAGCGGGCGTCGTCGGAGGCGAGGAAGAGGGCGGCGTGGGCGATGTCCCAGGCCGTGCCCATCTTCCGGCCGAGGGGGACCTGCGCGTCGCGCGCCCGGATGAGCTCTTGCTTGTCGATGCCGCGCGCCTCGGAAATCCCTTCGATCGCCATCGGCGTCTCCATCAGTCCAGGCATGATCACGTTCGCGCGGATCCCGTACTTCGCGTTGCCGATCGCGAGGGACTGGGTGTAGGCGTTCATGCCGGCCTTGGAGGTCTTGTAGGCGACGATCCCGGTGGAGCAGACGGCCGCGATCGACGAGATGTTCACGATCGAGCCGCTCTCCTGCGCACGCATCACGGGGAGCGCCGCCTTGCAGGGAAAGACGACGCTCTTGAGGTTCACGTCGAGGATCCGGTCCCAGGCCTCTTCGGTGACGTGCGCCGGCCCAGCGTCCCCACCGCCGATCCCGACGTTGTTGTGGAGCACGTCGACGCGACCGAACTCCGAAGTGCAGGTATCGACGACGCGATCGCAGTCGGCCTCCCGAGTCGCATCGGCCTCGACGGCGATGGCCCGGCCGCCCTCCGCCTCGATCGTCGCCACGGTCTCCCGCGCGCTGTCGAGCCGTGTATCGACCACGACCACGCTCGCGCCTTCCCGCGCGAAGAGAAGGCTCGTCGCGCGACCGTTCCCGATCGTGTCAC includes:
- a CDS encoding SDR family oxidoreductase, which gives rise to MGGGQTPGDTIGNGRATSLLFAREGASVVVVDTRLDSARETVATIEAEGGRAIAVEADATREADCDRVVDTCTSEFGRVDVLHNNVGIGGGDAGPAHVTEEAWDRILDVNLKSVVFPCKAALPVMRAQESGSIVNISSIAAVCSTGIVAYKTSKAGMNAYTQSLAIGNAKYGIRANVIMPGLMETPMAIEGISEARGIDKQELIRARDAQVPLGRKMGTAWDIAHAALFLASDDARFITGVMLPVDGGQSARIG
- a CDS encoding rhodanese-like domain-containing protein, which codes for MIENARSPHTTCEIADLKAGLESDLRPLVIDVRMPEIFANQHVSGAVNIPTAEMTDRQAELPEDRDHPIVTVCNRGNLSLQGMLVLQSLGYRNVRSLNGGTVAWAEEGLPTGD